The genomic stretch GATGAGAGAGTAAGGGAACCCTCATCATTATGTTGCATAAAATCCACCCTATAGTAAGCAATATCCCCCCTTACCTTATTTATTGAGCTTTCAATATCTTGATATTCCTCCCTCTCCAAATCGCTGCCTCGGGATCACTCCCAAAATGGTCTCCCCAGACTCAGATGCGCGCCGTTTAGCGATATGCCTCAAACCTTAGTTTTGCCCTCATTCTCACACTCTCCCTTACGATATATATTATGTTTAATCCAACGTTAAGATTAATTCTCAAATATTTAATCCCAAAcgaaatatttatttaattgataaataaaataaaataaatcttaaattaaataattattcaattaagcATCATACcattaatatttaaataaaatatttatgtgatttaaaaaatatatatatatatttaacatAAGTTGTCATACTATATTTaaataattgaataattattattataaacCTCTAATAATTATtatcattattttaaataattaaataaaatctACCGCTCTCACccaaatatttttaataattattaaattattaaaatatcCTCGAATACACTAAAACATCATAAAACACTCAAAAGCACACCAACATCACATAAATAAATTATCAATCaatgaggtttgactttccagatgaggATATCTTGTTTATTAAAGATTATAACATTCCAAACCCTAACGAAGGATCCAAACCAGGATCGCGATATATGCTCATGTTCGACTGTGCTTCAAATGCTCAAGGTCATGGAATTGGGGCAATCATCACCTCTCCTACTGAATTTCACCTTTCATTCACTGCAAGATTATATTTTgactgcaccaacaatatggtagaatatgaagcatgtatcttcGGCATTGAATCAACCATTGATCTGAGAATTAAAATCCTCGAGGTTTACGGAGACTCAActctggtaatcagtcagatcaagGGAGATTGGGAAACTCGGGATTTCAAGATAATTCCATATAAGAAGCATGTTATGAAGTTGATTCCCTACTTTTATGAGATAATTTTTCATCATATCCCTAGGGAAGAGAATCAACTAGAAGATGCTTTGGCTACCTTTGTATCCATGTTCAAGGTCAAGTGGAAAAGTGAAGCATTCTCTATTCAAATTGAACATATGGTTGAACCCGCATATTGTCTAGAAACTGAGGCAGATTCTGAAGACCAACCTTGGTTCTATGACATTAAAAGGTATATAGAGAAACAAGAGTATCCTGAGAATGTCTCCATCATTGATAAGAAGGCTCTAAGAAAGCTCTTTGCCAAGTTCTTCTTGAATGCAAATGTGTTATACAAAAGGAATTATGACTCTGTCTTGCCCAGAACTTCAGTCCGTACTTCTACTAGGGCAACTTCATTCTCCCTCGTATATGGCATGAAAGTTGACCTCTCAATTGAGGTGGGAATGTTGTCATTAAGGGTTATCATGGAAGCCAAACTTGATGAAGTCGAATGGATCTAATCCATACATGATCAGTTGAATCTCATCAAAGAAAAACACTTGACGGCTCTCTGTCATGGTCAGATATACTAGAGACGTCTTAAGAAAGCTTATGACAAGAAGGTTAGCCCTCAAATATTCCAAGAAGatgacctcgtgctcaagaaatACTCTCTAATACACTCGGATCCACGAGGCAAGTAGACTCCCAACTACAAAACGCCCTTTTTCGTTAAGACGACATTCTCATGAGGAACCATGACCCTCACtgtaacagcccaattttaggaattaattattatattatatttaattatttggagtgttaagtaattaaacggttgtgaggtagtataa from Lathyrus oleraceus cultivar Zhongwan6 chromosome 7, CAAS_Psat_ZW6_1.0, whole genome shotgun sequence encodes the following:
- the LOC127103688 gene encoding uncharacterized protein LOC127103688, encoding MRFDFPDEDILFIKDYNIPNPNEGSKPGSRYMLMFDCASNAQGHGIGAIITSPTEFHLSFTARLYFDCTNNMVEYEACIFGIESTIDLRIKILEVYGDSTLVISQIKGDWETRDFKIIPYKKHVMKLIPYFYEIIFHHIPREENQLEDALATFVSMFKVKWKSEAFSIQIEHMVEPAYCLETEADSEDQPWFYDIKRYIEKQEYPENVSIIDKKALRKLFAKFFLNANVLYKRNYDSVLPRTSVRTSTRATSFSLVYGMKVDLSIEVGMLSLRVIMEAKLDEVEWI